The following proteins are encoded in a genomic region of Solea senegalensis isolate Sse05_10M linkage group LG5, IFAPA_SoseM_1, whole genome shotgun sequence:
- the lysmd3 gene encoding lysM and putative peptidoglycan-binding domain-containing protein 3, whose translation MSSRSQHYGFQSATMVQPANGGHAYLFGNNGSENDLSEEDTELYELRPRGRERVRRSTSRERLDDIIYLSRDVHEGDTLNSIALQYHCSVADIKRANNLLTEQDFFALRSVKIPVRRFSVLTETHSTGPLKSASPSGATRPPQISPVATLPSESSTDSSSSADSVEGFLLEKDKDIERLVKSTGPSRSSLHEVVSSLTLQQPLLAGAEYKSVQRKDPYHGADWGMRWWTAVAIMLVVGIVTPVFYLLYYEVLVKADVSHHGVPTPASSDTKHGHLPSDKLNIPVGEVAGAVLGQNPGNVDPGDPQKFNVDKPGDSEQGGLKT comes from the exons atgtccagtaGAAGCCAGCACTATGGGTTCCAGTCAGCCACCATGGTGCAGCCCGCCAACGGTGGTCACGCCTATCTGTTTGGAAACAACGGCTCGGAGAACGATCTGTCGGAGGAGGACACCGAGCTCTATGAGCTGCGGCCTCGTGGCAGAGAGAGGGTCCGGAGGAGCACGTCCAGGGAGAGGCTGGATGATATTATCTACCTGAGCAGGGACGTCCACGAGGGAGACACTCTGAACAGCATCGCCCTGCAGTACCATTGCTCA GTTGCTGATATTAAGCGTGCCAACAACCTCCTGACAGAGCAGGACTTCTTCGCCCTGCGTTCAGTAAAGATCCCTGTGAGGCGATTcagtgtcctcacagagactcacagcACAGGTCCTCTTAAATCTGCCTCGCCCTCTGGTGCCACACGCCCGCCTCAGATCTCACCGGTTGCCACCCTCCCTTCAGAGTCCTCCACAGATTCGTCGTCTTCTGCCGACAGCGTGGAAGGATTCCTCCTGGAGAAGGACAAGGACATTGAGCGCCTGGTTAAGTCCACAGGTCCGTCTCGGAGCAGCCTGCACGAGGTGGTTTCCTCCTTGACGCTGCAGCAGCCTCTGCTGGCAGGCGCGGAGTATAAGTCAGTACAGAGAAAGGACCCTTATCATGGGGCCGATTGGGGCATGAGATGGTGGACGGCGGTGGCCATTATGCTGGTGGTTGGAATTGTCACGCCTGTGTTTTATCTGCTGTACTATGAGGTTCTTGTGAAAGCTGACGTCAGCCACCACGGAGTCCCGACACCAGCAAGCAGCGACACAAAGCACGGACACCTCCCTAGCGATAAATTGAACATTCCAGTTGGAGAAGTTGCAGGTGCCGTGCTTGGACAGAATCCTGGAAACGTGGATCCCGGAGATCCCCAGAAATTCAATGTGGATAAACCAGGAGACAGTGAACAGGGAGGACTTAAGACATAA